A single Salmo salar chromosome ssa19, Ssal_v3.1, whole genome shotgun sequence DNA region contains:
- the LOC106578955 gene encoding phosphatidylcholine:ceramide cholinephosphotransferase 1, which yields MKKVAQWSTEDVRQWLTNEGMQEYSEAFRHLDGQGLLQLSKADFQTAPLVLVTSDRGRQLLDKMETLRIEHHIEAHKNGHTNGHSILTVINEVNGNKPKSNGLINGFHKERVQIPMPEINRSPFPEEWGKTGVACIYAMVCFVCTTIIISVVHERVPPKEATPPLPDKFFDFFDRVDWAFSICEINGMILVSLWLLQLTLLKYRSIVGRRFFFIVGTLYLYRCITMYITTLPVPGMHFKCSPKLFGDWESQMRRVMKMIAGGGLTITGSHHMCGDYLYSGHTVMLTLSYLFIKEYSPKRFWWYHLICWLLCAVGLFCILLAHDHYSIDVVVAYFITTRLFWWYHTMANQQVLKESSQSNLFSRVWWYRIFQYLEQNVTGIVPRNYRMPLSWPPAQWSQVKYSRIETQCP from the exons ATGAAGAAAGTGGCCCAGTGGTCAACAGAGGACGTGCGCCAGTGGCTGACCAATGAGGGGATGCAGGAATACTCTGAGGCCTTCCGCCACCTGGACGGCCAGGGTCTCCTGCAGCTCTCCAAGGCGGACTTCCAGACAGCCCCTCTGGTCCTTGTCACCTCGGACAGAGGCAGACAGCTTTTGGACAAGATGGAGACTCTCAGAatagagcaccacattgaagcacATAAAAATGGGCACACCAACGGACACTCCATCTTGACCGTCATCAATGAGGTAAATGGGAACAAGCCCAAGAGTAACGGTCTGATCAATGGGTTTCACAAGGAACGGGTTCAGATCCCCATGCCTGAGATCAACCGCTCTCCGTTCCCTGAAGAGTGGGGGAAGACTGGCGTGGCTTGCATCTACGCCATGGTCTGCTTCGTCTGCACCACCATCATTATCTCCGTGGTCCACGAACGCGTGCCTCCCAAAGAGGCTACTCCGCCCCTGCCAGACAAGTTCTTTGACTTTTTTGACCGAGTAGACTGGGCTTTTTCCATATGCGAAATCAACGGCATGATACTGGTCAGCCTGTGGCTTCTACAGTTGACACTGTTAAAATATAG GTCCATCGTTGGTCGACGTTTCTTCTTCATCGTTGGCACACTGTACCTATACAGGTGTATCACCATGTACATAACCACACTCCCTGTgccaggaatgcatttcaagtGCTCTCCTAAG CTGTTtggtgactgggagtcccaaATGCGGCGAGTCATGAAGATGATTGCAGGAGGAGGCCTCACCATCACTGGCTCGCACCACATGTGTGGGGACTACCTTTAcagtggccacacagtcatgctGACACTCAGCTATCTCTTCATTAAAGAAT ACTCTCCGAAACGGTTCTGGTGGTACCATTTGATCTGCTGGCTGCTCTGTGCTGTAGGCCTCTTCTGCATTCTCTTGGCTCATGACCACTACTCCATAGACGTGGTGGTGGCTTACTTTATCACCACACGCCTATTCTGGTGGTACCACACCATGGCCAACCAGCAA GTGCTGAAGGAATCATCGCAGAGCAACCTTTTCTCAAGGGTGTGGTGGTACCGAATTTTCCAGTACCTGGAACAAAATGTCACAGGCATCGTCCCTCGGAACTACCGGATGCCGCTGTCATGGCCACCGGCCCAATGGAGTCAAGTGAAGTACAGCCGGATTGAAACACAGTGCCCGTGA